Proteins encoded by one window of Lycium barbarum isolate Lr01 chromosome 11, ASM1917538v2, whole genome shotgun sequence:
- the LOC132620094 gene encoding uncharacterized protein LOC132620094: protein MTNDEEHLVAMDIPINERDTQYPLPMQGSYVDDDDMGFYKYKTFKDKHELISLLKLASVKKYQRFKPVKNSKDVYCVRCVDPADVIGPYIHQRFLNGKGPSTKEIRNITQDEIGCKISYWKSWKASEIAKAIIRGTPAHSYTVLDAYNYMLRTVNEGSKTSLKIDDKERFKYFFVSYRSWIRGFVHMRKVLAVDRTFLRGLYEEVLLSVVAQDTKNHIFHVSFCVVDKECDASYEYFFEKLLDIVPNTTELCIIFYRHPSIRKMVSKIYSEAHHGCCTRHLAENARNEFHCMDFLGHFYHATKAYRRDVFNDHFEEIRYINAEIADYLENVGFHKWSRAYFPGNRSTIIIAVVGTTATVVPTTAAVVGQLETVVPATDCWKPAVVCIQILKNFGFYISEREFPITALFDAISRRWSEIFHEWRMSYVNLTTIFVPSAENKIMTNKNLGNKLLVHRIDEDMFTITWESGVSMVDPRRKTCSCRESDLDKIPYSHAMAALRSKFGDEYGNMIYEYSSSYYKVESYVLAYVDPIFPVPAEEFWNAPPEILPRRVPPPEKKTKWGRKQMKRVPGVAAEISKKNFKNCSLCRRFGHKKTTCPTKRDGDVGTSRGIGS from the exons ATGACAAATGATGAAGAGCATCTTGTGGCTATGGATATTCCGATAAATGAAAGAGATACACAATATCCTTTACCAATGCAAGGCAGTTATGTAGATGATGACGACATGGGTTTTTATAAGTATAAGACTTTCAAGGACAAACATGAATTAATTAGTTTGTTAAAGCTTGCTTCCGTGAAGAAATATCAAAGATTCAAACCAGTGAAGAATAGTAAAGATGTATATTGTGTTAGATGTGTAGATCCAG CGGACGTCATTGGACCATACATACACCAAAGGTTCTTGAACGGAAAAGGTCCATCTACAAAAGAAATAAGAAATATAACTCAAGATGAAATAGGTTGTAAGATTAGTTACTGGAAGTCCTGGAAGGCCAGTGAGATAGCTAAAGCTATCATAAGAGGGACGCCTGCCCACAGCTATACAGTTCTAGATGCTTACAATTATATGCTTAGGACTGTAAATGAAGGAAGCAAGACATCGCTGAAAATTGATGACAAAGAAAGGTTCAAATATTTCTTTGTATCTTATAGATCTTGGATTAGGGGATTTGTGCATATGAGAAAAGTATTAGCCGTTGACAGGACATTCTTAAGGGGGCTTTATGAGGAAGTTTTGCTATCTGTTGTGGCACAAGATacgaaaaatcatatttttcatgTTTCATTTTGTGTAGTAGATAAGGAGTGTGATGCTTCATATGAATACTTTTTTGAGAAATTGCTAGACATAGTCCCCAATACTACGGAGTTGTGCATCATTTTTTATAGGCATCCAAGCATAAGAAAAATGGTATCAAAGATTTACTCTGAAGCACACCACGGATGTTGCACGAGGCATCTTGCTGAAAATGCAAGAAACGAATTTCACTGTATGGATTTTCTTGGACATTTTTATCATGCAACTAAAGCATACCGTAGAGATGTGTTCAATGACCATTTTGAAGAAATCAGATATATCAATGCAGAAATCGCCGATTATCTTGAGAATGTTGGCTTTCATAAATGGAGTAGAGCCTACTTCCCGGGAAATAG GTCCACAATAATTATTGcagttgttggaacaactgcaacagttgttccaacaactgCAGCAGTTGTGGGGCAACTAGAGACAGTTGTTCCAGCAACTGATTGTTGGAAGCCTGCAGTAGTTTGTATTCAGATTCTTAAGAATTTTGGCTTTTATATTTCAG AAAGAGAATTCCCCATTACTGCCCTATTCGATGCTATAAGTAGGAGGTGGTCAGAAATATTTCATGAGTGGCGGATGTCATACGTCAACTTAACAACTATCTTTGTCCCTTCAGCTGAAAACAAAATAATGACTAACAAGAATCTGGGAAATAAGTTATTGGTCCATCGAATAGATGAAGACATGTTCACCATTACTTGGGAAAGTGGGGTCTCAATGGTTGATCCACGAAGAAAAACATGTTCGTGTCGAGAGTCTGACTTGGACAAAATACCTTATTCACATGCTATGGCAGCGCTTAGAAGTAAATTCGGAGATGAATATGGAAATATGATTTATGAGTACTCTTCTTCGTATTATAAGGTAGAGTCATACGTGCTTGCATATGTAGACCCAATCTTTCCAGTGCCAGCTGAAGAATTTTGGAATGCTCCTCCGGAGATTTTACCGAGACGAGTACCTCCACCTGAAAAGAAAACCAAATGGGGAAGGAAACAGATGAAGCGGGTACCTGGAGTTGCggcagaaatttcaaagaagaatTTTAAAAACTGCTCCTTATGCAGAAGATTTGGCCACAAAAAAACTACATGCCCTACAAAAAGAGATGGAGATGTAGGAACAAGTCGTGGTATAGGTTCATGA